The following coding sequences are from one Deinococcus apachensis DSM 19763 window:
- a CDS encoding histidine phosphatase family protein gives MSTGLLLLRHADSWHKREGIVGGARGDRGLTPEGVRQAERLRDRLARQGLEAQAVYSSPLPRAQKTAEVVTRDLNLPSVLLDPGLISWAVPEEADGIPTQEFQTRYATPGGVFHPFESVSESWASLVTRASYTLLTLARRHPGQTTLVFTHAEVVKASFVAFGNLPLLPPFEVEVRSASVTEWRTEGDPAAWPPPAWTLVRLNDAAHLEGGEL, from the coding sequence ATGTCAACTGGCCTCCTGCTGCTTCGTCACGCCGACTCCTGGCACAAGCGGGAGGGCATCGTCGGCGGGGCAAGGGGGGACCGGGGGCTGACGCCGGAGGGAGTTCGGCAGGCCGAGCGGCTGCGTGACCGTCTCGCCCGGCAGGGGCTGGAAGCACAAGCGGTCTACTCGTCTCCGCTGCCCCGTGCCCAGAAGACAGCCGAGGTGGTCACGCGGGACCTGAACCTGCCGTCAGTCCTCCTCGATCCCGGCCTGATCTCCTGGGCAGTGCCCGAGGAGGCGGACGGAATACCCACGCAGGAATTCCAGACCCGCTACGCCACCCCCGGCGGCGTCTTTCACCCCTTCGAGTCCGTCAGCGAGTCCTGGGCCTCGCTCGTCACCCGCGCCTCGTACACGCTGCTGACACTGGCGCGGCGGCACCCGGGGCAGACCACACTCGTCTTCACCCATGCGGAAGTCGTCAAGGCGTCCTTCGTGGCGTTCGGCAATCTTCCCCTGCTGCCGCCCTTCGAGGTGGAGGTGAGGTCCGCGTCGGTGACGGAATGGCGGACGGAGGGCGACCCCGCCGCGTGGCCGCCTCCGGCCTGGACACTGGTGCGGTTAAACGACGCCGCCCATCTGGAGGGGGGGGAGTTGTGA
- a CDS encoding class I SAM-dependent RNA methyltransferase — translation MPEALLTLDIEKLVAGGLGLSRDESGVVLVRGALPGERVAAAVRAGRGVRQGVTREVLSPSPDRVEAPDLPTVDLAHASYPAQLRYKRGFVEEALSRIAKLRAPVGETVASPREWHYRNTAQYLVTPGGLAYRERRGRDPQPVGQDPLVMEAIQAVMDRLDPERLDPATEVAFRASRLTGEVVAALIGAGEPRVFLRASDHLMDAGVVGVSLAQPSGKRFGAGVRLITGEAEIQEQFGRVRVGVTATGFAQVNPEAAGLAYIHAADLAGKGLHAVDLYGGSGAIGRHLAPHFTRVTVLDTAAEALSRGRQAVAQSGERNVTYRSGDASRFGELGTDVIVVDPPRAGLDEGARDHVHASTADRLVYVSCDPATWARDVGDLTRRGWRLGSVTPHDFYPQTSHVEVVSVLDR, via the coding sequence ATGCCCGAAGCTCTCCTCACGCTGGATATCGAGAAACTCGTCGCGGGGGGGTTGGGCCTCTCACGGGATGAGTCCGGCGTGGTCCTGGTGCGCGGGGCGCTGCCGGGCGAGCGGGTCGCGGCGGCGGTGCGGGCGGGCCGTGGCGTGCGCCAGGGCGTGACCCGCGAGGTGCTGTCGCCCAGCCCCGACCGGGTGGAGGCGCCCGACCTGCCCACCGTGGACCTCGCGCACGCTTCTTACCCGGCGCAACTGCGGTACAAGCGCGGCTTCGTGGAGGAGGCGCTCTCCCGCATCGCCAAGCTGCGCGCACCCGTGGGGGAGACGGTCGCCAGCCCCCGCGAGTGGCACTACCGCAACACGGCGCAGTACCTCGTGACGCCGGGGGGCCTGGCCTACCGCGAGCGCCGGGGCCGCGACCCGCAGCCCGTGGGCCAGGACCCGCTGGTGATGGAGGCGATCCAGGCCGTGATGGACCGCCTTGACCCCGAACGCCTCGACCCCGCCACCGAGGTCGCCTTCCGCGCCAGCCGCCTGACGGGCGAGGTCGTGGCGGCGTTGATCGGGGCGGGTGAGCCGCGCGTGTTCCTGCGGGCCTCCGATCACCTCATGGACGCGGGGGTGGTGGGCGTAAGCCTCGCCCAGCCCTCGGGAAAGAGGTTCGGGGCGGGCGTCCGCCTAATTACAGGTGAGGCCGAGATTCAGGAGCAGTTCGGGCGCGTGCGGGTGGGCGTCACTGCGACGGGTTTCGCGCAGGTGAACCCCGAGGCGGCGGGCCTGGCGTACATCCACGCGGCGGACCTCGCCGGGAAGGGGCTGCACGCGGTGGACCTCTACGGTGGCTCGGGGGCCATCGGGCGGCACCTGGCCCCCCACTTCACCCGCGTGACCGTGCTCGACACCGCCGCCGAGGCGCTCAGCCGGGGACGACAGGCGGTCGCCCAGAGTGGCGAGCGCAACGTGACCTACCGCAGCGGCGACGCCTCGCGCTTCGGCGAGCTGGGCACTGACGTGATCGTGGTGGACCCGCCCCGCGCGGGCCTGGACGAGGGGGCGCGCGACCACGTCCATGCCAGTACCGCCGACCGCCTGGTGTACGTGAGCTGCGACCCGGCGACCTGGGCGCGTGACGTGGGCGACCTCACCCGGCGGGGCTGGCGGCTGGGCTCGGTGACGCCCCACGACTTCTACCCGCAGACGAGCCACGTGGAAGTCGTGAGCGTGCTC
- a CDS encoding AI-2E family transporter yields MNSKRTVPQLLHDLWARPQVRLPVYLLGLVLVFLLARRLSGVLLTVGGAYAIAYLINPALIWLEKRGLGRGWGVLLFTLALLAVSALLFWRLADQVLSFVSSLPALADLLTQLLDRALRHPSSVPGVEQLQARLAEYVQTRAAELASNIGPLLDRLLSSSPSLLADWLAWLGRIGLLLTLALYFALDYPRITSGLLKAFPREWQPGLARLSEDVSVSFGRAIRGLLLTGLGVGVLAALGLLLLGVPNPLALGLLTALTWLIPFVGIFIAAIPPLLLALLQGPLTLGLVAALYFVLNQIGGNILGPMIMGRTTRLAPAALLVAVLVGLALGGALGAMLAGPAALLLHRWAVRYWLPSRAYQGQEEPQAVQSGEEPSQNGSVLPPPTVTPAAAPPPGPPSRRPR; encoded by the coding sequence GTGAACTCCAAACGAACCGTGCCGCAGCTTCTGCACGACCTGTGGGCCAGGCCGCAGGTCCGGCTGCCCGTCTACTTGCTGGGGCTGGTGCTCGTGTTTCTCCTCGCGCGGCGGCTGAGCGGCGTGCTTCTCACGGTGGGCGGTGCCTACGCCATCGCCTACCTGATCAACCCGGCGCTGATCTGGCTGGAAAAGCGGGGGCTGGGCCGGGGCTGGGGCGTGCTGCTGTTTACCCTCGCCCTCCTGGCCGTCTCGGCGCTGCTGTTCTGGCGGCTGGCGGACCAGGTCCTCAGCTTCGTGAGCAGCCTGCCCGCCCTGGCCGACCTGTTGACCCAGCTCCTCGACCGCGCGCTGCGGCACCCCAGCAGTGTCCCGGGCGTCGAGCAGCTTCAGGCCCGCCTCGCCGAGTACGTGCAGACCCGGGCCGCCGAGCTGGCGAGCAACATCGGCCCGCTGCTCGACCGCCTGCTGTCCTCCAGCCCCTCACTGCTGGCCGACTGGCTGGCGTGGCTGGGCCGGATCGGTCTGCTGCTGACGCTGGCGCTGTACTTCGCCCTGGACTACCCCCGGATCACCAGCGGGCTCCTGAAGGCGTTCCCGCGGGAATGGCAGCCCGGCCTGGCGCGGCTGTCGGAGGACGTGAGCGTCTCCTTCGGGCGGGCCATCCGGGGGCTGCTCCTGACCGGACTGGGGGTCGGGGTCCTCGCCGCGCTGGGCCTGCTGCTGCTGGGGGTACCCAACCCGCTGGCCCTGGGCCTGCTGACCGCCCTGACGTGGCTGATCCCCTTTGTCGGCATCTTCATCGCTGCCATCCCCCCGCTGCTGCTGGCCCTCTTGCAGGGTCCCCTCACGCTGGGCCTGGTGGCGGCGCTGTATTTCGTCCTTAACCAGATCGGGGGCAACATCCTGGGCCCCATGATCATGGGCCGCACCACCCGGCTCGCCCCGGCGGCGCTCCTCGTCGCCGTGCTCGTGGGGCTCGCGCTGGGCGGAGCGCTGGGGGCGATGCTCGCGGGTCCCGCCGCCCTGCTGCTGCACCGCTGGGCCGTGCGCTACTGGCTGCCCAGCCGCGCCTACCAGGGCCAGGAGGAGCCGCAGGCCGTTCAGAGCGGGGAGGAGCCGAGCCAGAACGGGTCAGTCCTCCCGCCGCCTACGGTCACCCCCGCCGCTGCCCCTCCGCCAGGACCCCCGTCACGCCGCCCCAGATGA
- a CDS encoding alpha/beta hydrolase family protein — protein sequence MNIPGLDLPSLPDASRLTLPLGDVTLGGYLWEQPHHAPAAVLLHGWGQDASDMACPARLFHQAGWHVLSLSLRGWRGSSGCDDYGRSGPGDTLRVLEWLRDRPDVTSTVLLGFSLGGLVALLTAVREHPARLVVAVNAPTDLRGVYRTTTSRILRCYYEAVLTEAQWEEGSPIRWAGRLRTPARVVVGTEDHLCPPAVGREFARASGAGLLEVDGMAHLPNEAEWGLIVRAALAGELG from the coding sequence GTGAACATTCCCGGCCTGGACCTCCCATCCCTCCCCGACGCCTCCCGGCTCACGCTCCCCCTGGGGGACGTGACGCTGGGCGGCTACCTGTGGGAGCAGCCCCACCACGCCCCCGCCGCCGTGCTGCTCCACGGCTGGGGCCAGGACGCCTCGGACATGGCGTGCCCAGCGCGGCTTTTTCATCAGGCCGGATGGCACGTCCTGAGCCTCTCCCTGCGCGGCTGGCGGGGGTCGAGCGGGTGCGACGACTACGGGCGCAGCGGGCCGGGCGACACGCTGCGGGTGCTGGAGTGGCTCCGGGACAGGCCTGATGTAACCTCCACGGTGCTGCTCGGCTTCTCGCTGGGCGGGCTGGTGGCCCTCCTGACCGCCGTGCGGGAACACCCGGCGCGGCTGGTGGTTGCGGTGAACGCCCCCACCGACCTGCGCGGGGTGTACCGCACCACCACCTCCCGAATCCTGCGCTGCTACTACGAGGCTGTGCTGACGGAGGCGCAGTGGGAGGAAGGCTCACCCATCCGCTGGGCCGGGCGGTTGCGGACCCCGGCGCGGGTGGTGGTTGGCACAGAGGACCACCTGTGTCCCCCGGCTGTGGGACGCGAGTTCGCCCGGGCGTCGGGGGCGGGGCTGCTGGAAGTTGATGGGATGGCCCACCTTCCGAACGAGGCCGAGTGGGGCCTCATCGTGCGGGCGGCACTGGCAGGCGAACTGGGATGA
- a CDS encoding lipoprotein — MRKVLTLLCAALLLAACNDKTQSSSSTSTTTTKSFDSTGQSQGTTTTTTTEQKSP; from the coding sequence ATGAGAAAAGTCCTGACCCTCCTGTGCGCCGCGCTGCTGCTCGCCGCCTGCAACGACAAGACCCAGAGCAGCTCCAGCACGAGCACGACGACCACCAAGAGCTTCGACTCGACCGGCCAGTCGCAGGGGACGACCACCACCACGACGACGGAGCAGAAGAGTCCCTGA
- the speA gene encoding biosynthetic arginine decarboxylase: MTTTSFSVADAAELYQVPNWSGGWFRVSDKGQVEVTPSPGLHAPLRAIVDEIVERGESLPVILRFPQVVAGRVKHLNEAFSKAIAEYGYTGHYQGVFPIKVNQRRVVVESIAAAGYEYAHGLEAGSKAELALCLAQKMHPDALLCCNGFKDDGFIKLALWGRTLGKNVVITIEKYSELDRILKQARALGVKPAIGVRFKLHARGSGQWEESGGDQAKFGLNAYELLRVVERLREEDMLDSLVMLHTHIGSQITDIRRIKVAVREATQTYAGLIAAGAQLKYLNVGGGLGVDYDGSKTTFYASMNYTVGEYAADVVYTVQEVCRAREVPEPVIVSESGRALTAHHAVLVMPVVDVTGPTRDLEELAAPNEDSHQIVKDLEEILVNISARNYREMYNDAVGDKQTLHNLFDLGYVTLNDRARGEALFNAILRKIAKLIQGEKYVPDELEDLQKVLADKYICNFSLFQSLPDNWAIQALFPIVPLDRLNERPTRQGTLVDITCDSDGKIEKFIDLRDVKATLPLHEPGGRPYYLGAFLMGAYQDVLGSAHNLFGKVSEAHVTVRPGGKFHIDLFVRGQKARRMIESMGYEEPMLRDSIEDQADEALRVGTLTTEQENELLEDYGEELLGYTYLEYEEG; the protein is encoded by the coding sequence TTGACGACCACATCTTTTTCTGTTGCTGACGCCGCCGAACTGTACCAGGTGCCCAACTGGAGCGGCGGCTGGTTCCGTGTAAGTGATAAGGGCCAGGTCGAGGTCACCCCCTCGCCCGGCCTGCACGCGCCGCTGCGCGCCATCGTGGACGAGATCGTGGAGCGCGGCGAGAGCCTGCCGGTCATCCTGCGTTTTCCGCAGGTCGTCGCGGGCCGCGTCAAACATCTCAACGAGGCGTTCAGCAAGGCCATCGCCGAGTACGGCTACACCGGGCACTACCAGGGCGTCTTTCCCATCAAGGTGAACCAGCGCCGGGTGGTGGTGGAATCCATCGCCGCCGCCGGGTACGAGTACGCGCACGGGCTGGAGGCGGGCAGCAAGGCCGAGCTCGCCCTGTGCCTGGCGCAGAAGATGCACCCCGACGCGCTGCTGTGCTGCAACGGCTTCAAGGACGACGGCTTCATCAAGCTGGCGCTGTGGGGCCGCACGCTGGGCAAGAACGTGGTCATCACCATCGAGAAGTACTCCGAGCTCGACCGCATCCTCAAGCAGGCGCGCGCGCTGGGCGTGAAGCCCGCCATCGGCGTGCGCTTCAAGCTGCATGCCCGCGGCTCAGGCCAGTGGGAGGAGTCGGGCGGCGACCAGGCGAAGTTCGGCCTGAACGCCTACGAACTCCTGCGCGTGGTCGAGCGGCTGCGCGAGGAGGACATGCTCGACTCGCTGGTGATGCTGCACACCCACATCGGCTCGCAGATCACCGACATCCGCCGTATCAAGGTCGCGGTGCGCGAGGCCACCCAGACCTACGCGGGATTGATCGCGGCGGGCGCGCAGCTCAAGTACCTCAACGTGGGCGGCGGCCTGGGTGTGGACTACGACGGGTCCAAGACCACCTTCTACGCCTCCATGAACTACACCGTGGGCGAGTACGCCGCCGACGTGGTGTACACCGTGCAGGAGGTCTGCCGCGCCCGCGAGGTGCCCGAGCCCGTGATCGTGTCCGAGTCGGGCCGGGCGCTGACCGCCCACCACGCCGTCCTGGTGATGCCGGTGGTGGACGTGACCGGCCCCACCCGTGACCTCGAAGAACTGGCCGCGCCGAACGAGGACAGCCACCAGATCGTCAAGGACCTCGAAGAGATTCTGGTCAACATCTCTGCCCGCAACTACCGCGAGATGTACAACGACGCGGTGGGCGACAAGCAGACGTTGCACAACCTCTTCGATCTGGGGTACGTCACCCTGAACGACCGGGCGCGGGGCGAGGCGCTGTTCAACGCGATCCTGCGCAAGATCGCCAAGCTGATCCAGGGCGAGAAGTACGTGCCCGACGAGCTGGAGGACCTGCAAAAGGTCCTGGCCGACAAGTACATCTGCAACTTCTCGCTGTTCCAGAGCCTGCCCGACAACTGGGCCATTCAGGCGCTGTTCCCCATCGTGCCCCTCGACCGCCTGAACGAGCGGCCCACCCGCCAGGGCACGCTGGTGGACATCACCTGCGACTCGGACGGCAAGATCGAGAAGTTCATTGACCTGCGCGACGTGAAGGCCACCCTGCCCCTGCACGAGCCGGGCGGGCGGCCCTACTACCTGGGCGCGTTCCTGATGGGGGCGTACCAGGACGTGCTGGGGAGCGCGCACAACCTCTTCGGCAAGGTCAGCGAGGCGCACGTGACGGTGCGGCCCGGGGGCAAGTTCCACATTGACCTCTTCGTGCGCGGGCAGAAGGCGCGGCGCATGATCGAGTCGATGGGCTACGAGGAACCCATGCTGCGCGACTCCATCGAGGACCAGGCGGACGAGGCCCTGCGGGTCGGCACCCTGACGACCGAGCAGGAAAACGAGCTGCTGGAAGACTACGGCGAGGAGTTGCTGGGCTACACGTATCTGGAGTACGAGGAGGGGTAG